A window of the Roseovarius sp. S88 genome harbors these coding sequences:
- the tsaB gene encoding tRNA (adenosine(37)-N6)-threonylcarbamoyltransferase complex dimerization subunit type 1 TsaB — protein sequence MNEPPLILGFDTSGPWCGAVLLHGEMVLSDFYEDMPKGQAEALLPVLEGCLERGGATWRDLSAIGVGVGPGNFTGIRISVSAARGLSLSLGVPAVGVDLLDALALEADDPVISSLTAPREHVYVAGFGTHAKITKQMIALVDVPADWAEPGLRCIGTGAAVLAEHLRVEVAPAKYAPGSAVARIAAQRWQTETARPAPLYLKPPDAAPSRDTAPVMLDHDA from the coding sequence ATGAATGAACCGCCCTTGATCCTGGGCTTTGATACGTCCGGGCCTTGGTGTGGTGCCGTGCTCTTGCATGGCGAAATGGTCCTGTCGGATTTTTATGAGGATATGCCGAAAGGTCAGGCCGAAGCGCTTCTTCCGGTTCTGGAGGGGTGTCTTGAACGTGGCGGTGCGACGTGGCGTGATCTCTCTGCGATTGGCGTAGGCGTGGGGCCGGGAAATTTCACTGGTATCCGAATTTCGGTCTCCGCTGCACGCGGATTGTCTTTGTCGCTTGGAGTGCCCGCCGTTGGTGTGGATTTGCTGGACGCGCTGGCTTTGGAGGCAGACGACCCTGTGATCAGCAGCCTTACTGCGCCGCGCGAGCATGTTTATGTCGCTGGTTTTGGGACGCATGCCAAAATTACAAAGCAAATGATCGCGCTCGTGGATGTTCCTGCAGACTGGGCTGAACCGGGTCTTAGGTGCATTGGGACTGGTGCTGCGGTTTTGGCGGAGCATCTGCGTGTCGAGGTCGCGCCTGCCAAATATGCACCGGGGTCTGCCGTAGCGCGCATTGCGGCACAGCGTTGGCAAACTGAGACAGCACGACCTGCTCCGCTCTACCTTAAACCGCCAGATGCTGCGCCGTCGCGAGATACAGCGCCGGTGATGTTGGATCATGACGCCTGA
- a CDS encoding NifU family protein produces the protein MFIQTESTPNPATLKFLPGQAVLEAGTADFPNQEAAEKSPLAARVFGVEGVTGVFLGNDFVTVTKAEDVEWDHVKPAILGAIMEHFQSGQPVIIGEAAASGHADHDGEDAEIVGQIKELLDTRVRPAVAQDGGDITFHGFERGVVYLHMQGACAGCPSSTITLKMGIENLLRHYIPEVTEVRPVGL, from the coding sequence ATGTTTATTCAGACAGAATCGACCCCCAATCCCGCAACATTGAAATTCTTGCCAGGCCAAGCTGTGCTTGAAGCTGGAACCGCGGATTTTCCGAACCAAGAGGCTGCCGAGAAATCGCCGCTGGCGGCGCGCGTGTTTGGGGTGGAGGGTGTCACGGGCGTCTTTCTGGGCAATGATTTTGTGACCGTGACCAAAGCCGAAGATGTCGAGTGGGACCATGTAAAACCCGCCATTCTCGGCGCGATTATGGAGCATTTCCAGTCGGGCCAACCTGTGATCATCGGCGAGGCGGCTGCCTCGGGTCACGCGGATCATGATGGCGAAGACGCCGAGATCGTGGGTCAGATCAAAGAGCTTTTGGACACGCGGGTGCGTCCGGCTGTTGCGCAGGATGGCGGCGACATCACGTTCCACGGGTTTGAGCGAGGCGTTGTGTATTTGCATATGCAAGGGGCATGTGCGGGCTGCCCATCTTCAACAATTACCCTGAAAATGGGGATTGAGAACCTGCTGCGGCACTATATTCCCGAAGTGACCGAGGTTCGCCCCGTCGGTCTTTGA
- a CDS encoding universal stress protein, translating to MRKFLVVLDDSRECLNAMRFAALRAAHTGAGVEILAVIPPEEFNHWIGVGDIMREEARERIHAHFEVFAKWMRDKQGIDPELVIREGDPMTEILSQVQADPEIGVLVLGAGTDKKGPGPLVSYLTKNSGNLPIPVTIVPGDLSKERLETIT from the coding sequence ATGCGGAAATTCTTGGTTGTGCTGGATGACAGCCGCGAGTGCCTCAATGCCATGCGCTTTGCCGCTCTGCGCGCAGCGCATACCGGAGCAGGGGTCGAAATTTTGGCCGTGATTCCGCCAGAAGAGTTCAATCACTGGATCGGTGTGGGTGACATCATGCGCGAAGAGGCGCGGGAAAGGATCCACGCGCATTTCGAAGTTTTTGCGAAATGGATGCGCGACAAACAAGGGATTGACCCGGAACTGGTGATCCGAGAGGGCGACCCGATGACTGAGATCCTGTCGCAAGTGCAGGCCGATCCGGAAATTGGCGTCTTGGTTCTAGGGGCAGGGACCGACAAGAAAGGTCCGGGGCCACTGGTTTCTTATCTCACGAAGAACTCGGGCAACTTGCCGATCCCGGTCACGATTGTTCCAGGTGATCTGAGCAAGGAACGATTGGAAACGATCACTTAG
- the greA gene encoding transcription elongation factor GreA translates to MEKIPMTQAGFAALEAELKHLKSEERPAIIQAISEAREHGDLSENAEYHSAKEKQSFIEGRIKELEGAISLAEVIDPAKLSGAIKFGATVTLVDEDTDEEKTYQIVGEYEANIEKGLLNIKSPIARALIGKEAGDSVEVRTPGGEKSYEVLKISYL, encoded by the coding sequence ATGGAAAAGATCCCGATGACTCAGGCCGGATTCGCGGCTTTGGAGGCAGAGTTGAAACATCTCAAGTCCGAGGAACGCCCGGCGATCATTCAGGCGATTTCAGAGGCACGTGAGCATGGCGATTTGTCGGAGAACGCTGAGTACCATTCTGCCAAGGAAAAGCAGTCTTTTATCGAGGGTCGGATCAAAGAGTTGGAAGGTGCCATCAGCCTGGCGGAGGTCATTGACCCTGCGAAATTGTCAGGTGCCATCAAGTTTGGGGCCACCGTGACTTTGGTCGATGAAGATACTGATGAGGAAAAAACCTATCAGATTGTTGGCGAATACGAGGCCAATATCGAAAAGGGTCTTTTGAACATAAAATCGCCGATTGCACGGGCTTTGATTGGCAAGGAAGCGGGTGACAGCGTAGAAGTGCGCACGCCGGGCGGTGAAAAGTCTTATGAAGTGCTGAAGATTTCGTATCTTTAA
- a CDS encoding electron transfer flavoprotein-ubiquinone oxidoreductase, whose protein sequence is MAQVEREAMEYDVVIVGAGPAGLSAAIRLKQLDPNREVVVLEKGSEVGAHILSGAVLDPCGLDALIPDWKEKGAPLNTPVKEDNFFMLGEAGKMRIPNFPMPPLMNNHGNYIVSMGNVCRWMAEQAEAMGIEIFPGMACSEIVYGENGEVKGVVAGEFGKEADGTPGPSYEPGMELHGKYVFLSEGVRGSLSKEVIAKYDLAKGKEPQKFGIGMKEIWEIDPDKHKEGSVTHTMGWPLGKNAGGGSFIYHLENNQVYVGFVVHLNYKNPHLFPYMEFQRFKHHPMVADLLKSGKRVAYGARAISEGGYQSMPKMVAPGVALLGCSVGMVNVPRIKGNHNAMLSGKAAAEAAHAALEAGRASDELSAYETEVREGAIGKDLKKVRNVKPLWSKYGLSASLTLGGLDMWTNTLGFSFFGTIGHGKSDADATEPAANHKPIDYPKPDGTLSFDRLTNVSYSMTNHEESQPAHLHLKDSAIPISVNLPKFAEPAQRYCPAGVYEVVEKDSGPEFVINFQNCVHCKTCDIKDPSQNINWVTPQGGDGPNYPNM, encoded by the coding sequence ATGGCGCAAGTCGAACGGGAAGCCATGGAATACGACGTTGTGATCGTCGGCGCGGGACCAGCAGGCCTGAGCGCTGCGATCCGCCTCAAACAACTCGACCCGAACCGCGAGGTCGTGGTTTTGGAAAAAGGCTCGGAAGTGGGTGCACACATCCTGTCGGGTGCCGTGCTTGATCCATGCGGCCTTGACGCGCTCATCCCTGATTGGAAAGAAAAAGGCGCGCCCCTCAATACGCCGGTCAAAGAAGACAACTTCTTCATGCTGGGTGAAGCAGGCAAGATGCGCATTCCCAACTTCCCTATGCCGCCTCTGATGAACAATCACGGCAACTACATCGTGTCCATGGGCAATGTCTGCCGCTGGATGGCCGAACAGGCAGAGGCGATGGGCATCGAGATTTTCCCCGGCATGGCCTGCTCCGAAATCGTCTATGGCGAAAATGGCGAGGTCAAAGGCGTCGTCGCGGGTGAATTTGGCAAAGAGGCCGATGGCACTCCGGGTCCAAGCTATGAGCCGGGCATGGAACTGCACGGCAAATATGTCTTTCTCTCCGAAGGCGTGCGCGGCTCGCTTTCGAAAGAGGTCATTGCCAAATACGACCTGGCCAAAGGCAAAGAACCGCAGAAATTCGGCATCGGCATGAAAGAGATCTGGGAAATCGACCCGGACAAGCACAAAGAAGGCTCTGTCACCCATACAATGGGGTGGCCTCTGGGAAAGAACGCCGGTGGCGGGTCTTTCATCTACCATCTTGAAAATAATCAGGTTTACGTAGGTTTTGTGGTTCACCTAAACTACAAAAACCCACATCTTTTCCCCTACATGGAATTCCAGCGCTTCAAGCATCACCCGATGGTGGCTGACCTGCTCAAAAGCGGCAAACGTGTGGCTTACGGCGCGCGCGCCATCTCGGAAGGTGGGTATCAGTCGATGCCCAAGATGGTTGCGCCTGGCGTGGCGCTCCTGGGCTGTTCGGTGGGCATGGTCAACGTGCCGCGCATCAAGGGCAACCACAACGCCATGCTTTCGGGCAAAGCCGCGGCAGAAGCCGCACACGCCGCTTTGGAAGCAGGCCGCGCCAGCGATGAGTTGTCAGCCTATGAAACCGAAGTGCGCGAAGGGGCTATCGGCAAAGATCTCAAGAAGGTCCGGAACGTCAAACCCCTCTGGTCCAAATACGGTCTTTCCGCATCACTCACCCTGGGCGGCCTGGATATGTGGACCAACACGCTGGGCTTTTCGTTCTTTGGCACGATTGGCCACGGCAAATCTGATGCGGACGCCACCGAGCCAGCCGCCAATCACAAACCCATCGACTATCCCAAACCCGATGGTACGCTCAGCTTTGATCGCCTGACCAATGTCAGCTATTCAATGACCAACCACGAAGAGAGCCAGCCTGCGCACCTGCATCTCAAGGACAGTGCAATACCGATTTCCGTGAACCTTCCCAAATTCGCTGAACCAGCGCAGCGCTACTGCCCTGCGGGTGTTTACGAGGTCGTTGAAAAGGACAGCGGGCCGGAGTTTGTCATCAACTTCCAAAACTGCGTGCACTGCAAAACCTGTGACATAAAAGACCCCAGCCAGAATATCAACTGGGTCACGCCACAGGGCGGAGATGGACCGAATTATCCCAATATGTAA
- a CDS encoding tetratricopeptide repeat protein — MRLLTAGALVALFQASAVSAQASEDVGAYLAARQAIVSHDFDTAAQYFTQALTKDTSNPAIMESTVFSFMALGNIESAVPVAKRIDEEGLRSQVAFIALIADAVQNERYDEVLERIETQRGVSALADGLIAAWVEMGRGDMVSALARFDQVAGQRGLRSFASYHKALALAAVGDFESAEQIFSGGEDEPLQRTRRGTIAWAEVLSQLERNDEAIALIDDAFGGNLDPQIAALRAELETGLPVPFSLVSDAQDGVAEVFYSLGQILLSEAGRDYTLLYARTAQFLNNDHVDSVLMAAELLEDLGRYELATEVYRSVPRDHPSFTAAEMGRAESLRRAEKTDAAIEVLEQLRITHPELPLVHVSAGDLYRQNERYEDAVAAYDQAISLYEETGTEQWFVFYARAISHERLNIWEKAEADFRKALELNPDHPQVLNYLGYSLVEKQIKMDEALSMIERAVERQPDSGYIVDSLGWVLYRLGKYDEAIVHMERAAELMPVDPVVNDHLGDVLWAVGRQTEAEFQWKRALSFVDEENPSPDVDADRIRRKLEVGLDIVLEEEGAPPLEVADDG; from the coding sequence TTGAGACTTCTGACAGCAGGCGCGCTGGTCGCGTTATTCCAGGCGAGTGCCGTGTCGGCGCAGGCTTCTGAGGATGTCGGCGCCTATCTGGCCGCGCGCCAGGCCATCGTGAGCCATGACTTCGACACGGCAGCGCAATATTTCACCCAAGCTCTGACCAAAGACACGTCAAATCCGGCCATCATGGAGAGCACCGTCTTTTCTTTCATGGCTCTTGGGAACATTGAAAGTGCCGTACCTGTCGCCAAACGCATTGACGAGGAAGGGTTGCGCAGTCAGGTGGCCTTTATCGCGCTCATTGCCGATGCCGTCCAAAACGAGCGATACGACGAAGTTCTTGAACGCATTGAGACCCAGCGCGGTGTGAGCGCACTTGCCGATGGCTTGATTGCAGCCTGGGTTGAAATGGGACGCGGTGACATGGTGTCGGCGCTGGCCCGGTTTGACCAAGTGGCCGGTCAACGCGGCCTGCGCAGCTTTGCCAGCTATCACAAGGCACTGGCCCTTGCTGCGGTTGGCGATTTCGAAAGCGCCGAGCAAATCTTTTCCGGAGGCGAAGACGAGCCGCTTCAGCGCACGCGACGTGGCACCATTGCCTGGGCCGAAGTCCTCAGCCAGCTTGAGCGCAATGATGAGGCCATCGCGTTGATCGACGATGCATTCGGAGGCAATCTTGACCCTCAAATCGCTGCTCTCCGCGCCGAGCTTGAGACTGGCTTGCCCGTGCCGTTCAGCCTTGTTTCAGACGCGCAGGACGGAGTGGCCGAGGTGTTCTATTCGCTGGGTCAAATTCTCTTGAGCGAGGCAGGCCGCGATTACACGTTACTCTATGCGCGTACGGCGCAGTTTTTGAACAACGACCATGTCGATTCAGTACTCATGGCGGCCGAGCTTTTGGAAGATCTGGGGCGCTATGAACTCGCCACTGAGGTGTACAGAAGCGTGCCCAGGGATCACCCGTCCTTTACCGCCGCTGAAATGGGGCGGGCCGAGTCGCTGCGCCGGGCAGAAAAAACCGATGCCGCGATCGAAGTGCTTGAACAACTCCGGATCACGCATCCTGAACTACCGTTGGTACATGTTTCGGCAGGCGATCTATACCGCCAAAATGAACGGTACGAAGATGCGGTGGCCGCTTACGACCAAGCCATTTCGCTCTATGAAGAGACTGGAACAGAGCAGTGGTTTGTGTTCTACGCCCGCGCCATCAGCCATGAACGCCTTAACATCTGGGAAAAGGCCGAAGCTGATTTTCGCAAAGCGCTGGAACTGAATCCGGATCATCCGCAGGTGCTCAACTATCTCGGCTACTCACTGGTCGAAAAGCAGATAAAGATGGACGAAGCGCTCAGCATGATCGAACGCGCAGTAGAGCGCCAGCCCGACAGCGGCTACATTGTCGATAGCCTGGGCTGGGTGCTCTACCGTCTCGGCAAATACGACGAAGCCATCGTTCATATGGAACGCGCCGCCGAACTCATGCCTGTGGATCCTGTCGTCAACGACCACCTGGGCGATGTGCTCTGGGCCGTCGGTCGTCAGACAGAGGCCGAATTTCAGTGGAAGCGTGCGCTCTCATTCGTGGACGAAGAAAATCCTTCGCCCGATGTGGACGCCGACCGCATTCGCCGCAAACTTGAGGTCGGTCTCGACATTGTGCTCGAAGAAGAAGGTGCTCCCCCACTTGAAGTCGCCGATGACGGTTGA
- a CDS encoding 4-(cytidine 5'-diphospho)-2-C-methyl-D-erythritol kinase, which translates to MKSPMTVEAFAPAKVNLTLHVTGRRDDGYHLLDSIVVFADVGDRLRITPTPKTILRISGPLSQGVPTDDSNLVIRAANLIGATAEIELEKHLPNAAGIGGGSSDAGTILRVLRDMTGTPVPDNGLSLGADVPVCMHAKAARMRGIGEDVLPLDHLPTLNAVLVNSMVALPTGPVFGNLEMKENPPMPDAIPANLDAPAFVDWLGQMRNDLEVPAITVEPAVTATLNALNATQDCLLSRMSGSGATCFGLYPDATTAKNAAARLQSNYPNWWIRSTRLS; encoded by the coding sequence TTGAAGTCGCCGATGACGGTTGAAGCCTTTGCGCCTGCCAAAGTTAATCTGACGCTGCACGTCACAGGCCGCCGTGACGATGGCTATCACCTGCTCGACTCGATTGTCGTATTCGCCGATGTGGGGGATCGTCTGCGAATCACACCGACCCCCAAGACGATACTACGCATCAGCGGCCCGCTCTCACAGGGTGTGCCCACCGATGACAGCAACCTCGTGATCCGAGCCGCCAATCTGATCGGGGCCACCGCAGAGATCGAGCTGGAAAAACACTTGCCCAATGCGGCGGGCATTGGGGGTGGATCGTCCGATGCTGGCACGATCCTGCGTGTTCTAAGGGACATGACCGGCACACCGGTGCCAGACAACGGCCTGTCACTTGGAGCCGATGTTCCTGTCTGTATGCATGCTAAAGCCGCACGAATGCGGGGGATCGGGGAAGACGTTTTGCCGTTGGATCACTTACCAACGCTCAACGCAGTATTGGTAAACTCTATGGTTGCCTTGCCCACTGGCCCGGTTTTTGGAAATCTCGAAATGAAGGAAAACCCGCCTATGCCGGATGCCATCCCAGCCAACCTTGATGCACCTGCTTTCGTCGATTGGCTTGGACAGATGCGCAACGATCTTGAGGTCCCGGCCATTACTGTTGAGCCCGCCGTGACGGCCACACTGAACGCACTGAACGCGACCCAAGATTGTTTGCTTTCTCGGATGTCGGGCTCAGGCGCTACTTGTTTCGGGCTTTATCCTGATGCCACGACGGCCAAAAACGCCGCTGCGCGGCTTCAGTCAAACTATCCGAATTGGTGGATCCGCTCGACCCGGCTCAGTTGA
- a CDS encoding polyprenyl synthetase family protein has product MGLDHTATKPHEALADHLSGKLGDVNTLIRERMASRHAPRIPEVTAHLVEAGGKRLRPMLTLATADLCGYGGAYDVHLAATVEFIHTATLLHDDVVDESAQRRGRPTANLLWDNKSSVLVGDYLFARSFQLMVETGSLRVLDILSNAAATIAEGEVLQLSAARDLRTDEAIYLQVVRGKTAALFSAATEVGGVIAEVDEAKIKALFDYGDALGIAFQIVDDLLDYQGDTSATGKNVGDDFRERKLTLPVIKAVAAASETERAFWERTIEKGDQRDGDLEEALRLLHHHGTLGATRQDALRWSGKARDAILTLPEHPVRDMLSDLADYVVARIN; this is encoded by the coding sequence TGAAGCGTTGGCTGATCATCTGTCAGGAAAACTAGGTGATGTGAATACTCTGATCCGTGAGCGTATGGCGTCCCGTCATGCGCCGCGTATTCCAGAGGTCACAGCGCACTTGGTCGAGGCAGGCGGCAAGCGGCTACGCCCGATGCTGACGTTGGCGACTGCGGATCTGTGTGGGTATGGCGGTGCATATGATGTGCATCTGGCGGCCACGGTTGAATTCATTCACACTGCGACCTTGCTGCACGACGATGTGGTTGACGAGAGCGCACAGCGGCGCGGACGACCCACGGCAAATTTGCTGTGGGACAACAAATCCAGCGTTTTGGTCGGGGACTATCTTTTTGCGCGGTCTTTCCAGTTGATGGTCGAGACCGGATCACTTCGGGTTCTCGACATTCTTTCGAACGCGGCGGCAACGATTGCCGAGGGAGAAGTTTTACAGCTGAGCGCGGCGCGGGATTTGCGGACTGACGAGGCTATTTACCTACAAGTGGTGCGCGGCAAGACGGCTGCGCTTTTCTCGGCTGCGACAGAAGTGGGCGGTGTGATTGCTGAGGTTGACGAGGCAAAGATTAAAGCGCTTTTCGATTATGGTGATGCGCTGGGCATAGCGTTTCAGATCGTCGATGACCTCCTGGATTACCAGGGCGATACCAGCGCCACAGGCAAGAATGTGGGCGATGATTTTCGCGAACGGAAACTGACCCTTCCGGTGATCAAGGCTGTGGCGGCGGCGTCTGAGACGGAGCGTGCATTCTGGGAACGGACGATTGAGAAGGGCGATCAGCGAGACGGTGATCTGGAAGAGGCGCTGCGGTTGTTGCACCATCACGGAACCTTGGGGGCGACGCGTCAAGATGCGCTTAGATGGTCTGGGAAAGCGCGCGATGCGATCCTGACGCTACCAGAACACCCTGTGCGTGATATGCTAAGTGATCTGGCGGATTACGTGGTTGCGCGGATCAACTGA